In Firmicutes bacterium ASF500, a single genomic region encodes these proteins:
- the rsmD gene encoding Ribosomal RNA small subunit methyltransferase D, protein MRIISGLARGRKLKEPQGLDTRPTTDKVKESLFNIIQFELEGRRVLDLFAGTGQLGLEALSRGAEHCTFVDQRREAAALVRENIALCRFESQSRVAQEEALSFLSCCRERFDVVFLDPPYQSGLLEKTLDQLTRFDILREHGIIVCESGAEWTLPPVPSPYEAGREYRYGQIKLTVCRRSGSVKG, encoded by the coding sequence TCTGGCCCGGGGCCGAAAGCTGAAGGAGCCCCAGGGACTGGATACCCGGCCCACCACCGACAAGGTGAAGGAATCGCTGTTCAATATCATTCAGTTTGAGCTGGAGGGCCGGCGGGTGCTGGACCTCTTTGCCGGTACCGGCCAGCTGGGGCTGGAGGCCCTGTCCCGGGGGGCGGAGCACTGCACCTTTGTGGACCAGCGGCGGGAGGCCGCCGCCCTGGTGCGGGAAAACATCGCCCTGTGCCGCTTTGAGAGCCAAAGCCGGGTGGCCCAGGAGGAGGCGCTGTCTTTCCTGTCCTGCTGCCGGGAGCGGTTCGACGTGGTGTTCCTGGACCCGCCCTATCAGAGCGGTTTGTTGGAAAAAACCCTGGACCAGCTGACACGGTTTGACATTTTGCGGGAACATGGTATAATAGTATGTGAGAGCGGGGCCGAGTGGACCCTGCCCCCTGTGCCGTCCCCCTATGAGGCGGGGCGGGAGTACCGGTACGGACAGATCAAGCTGACGGTCTGCCGCCGGTCCGGGAGCGTGAAAGGATGA